A stretch of Lathyrus oleraceus cultivar Zhongwan6 chromosome 6, CAAS_Psat_ZW6_1.0, whole genome shotgun sequence DNA encodes these proteins:
- the LOC127092012 gene encoding E3 ubiquitin-protein ligase SINAT5, whose translation MDLDSIECVSSSDGMDEDEIQHRILHPHPYQHPHQHHPHHSEFSSLKPRNGGNTNNINHVIGSTAIAPATSVHELLECPVCTNSMYPPIHQCHNGHTLCSTCKTRVHNRCPTCRQELGDIRCLALEKVAESLELPCKYYSLGCPEIFPYYSKLKHETVCNFRPYTCPYAGSECSAAGDINFLVAHLRDDHKVDMHTGCTFNHRYVKSNPRDVENATWMLTVFHCFGQYFCLHFEAFQLGMAPVYMAFLRFMGDENDARNYTYSLEVGANGRKLIWEGTPRSIRDSHRKVRDSHDGLLIQRNMALFFSGGDRKELKLRVTGRIWKEQQNPDGGVCIPNLCS comes from the exons ATGGACTTGGATAGCATTGAGTGTGTTTCATCTTCCGATGGAATGGATGAAGATGAGATCCAACACCGTATTCTTCATCCTCATCCATATCAACATCCACATCAACATCATCCTCATCACTCTGAGTTTTCTTCCTTGAAACCTCGTAATGGAGGAAACACTAATAACATTAATCATGTTATTGGTTCTACAGCTATTGCTCCTGCTACAAGTGTTCATGAGTTGTTGGAATGTCCCGTCTGTACCAATTCAATGTATCCTCCAATTCATCAG TGCCACAACGGCCACACATTGTGTTCCACATGTAAAACAAGAGTGCACAATCGATGTCCGACTTGTAGACAAGAGCTTGGAGATATCAGGTGTCTGGCACTAGAGAAGGTTGCCGAATCACTCGAGTTACCATGCAAGTACTACTCTCTCGGATGTCCTGAAATCTTCCCATACTACAGCAAGCTCAAGCATGAGACGGTTTGCAATTTTAGACCATACACTTGTCCTTACGCTGGATCAGAGTGCTCCGCTGCTGGTGATATTAACTTCCTTGTCGCACATTTGAGGGATGATCATAAGGTCGACATGCACACAGGATGCACATTCAACCATCGTTATGTAAAGTCAAATCCGCGCGATGTCGAGAATGCTACTTGGATGCTCACT GTATTTCATTGTTTCGGCCAATACTTCTGCCTTCACTTTGAAGCTTTCCAGCTAGGCATGGCTCCAGTTTACATGGCATTCCTCCGTTTCATGGGAGACGAGAACGATGCTAGAAACTACACATATAGCCTCGAAGTTGGAGCCAATGGTAGAAAACTCATTTGGGAAGGTACACCACGGAGTATCCGCGACAGCCATCGTAAAGTCCGAGATAGTCACGACGGACTCCTAATTCAACGAAATATGGCTCTATTTTTCTCTGGTGGTGATAGGAAAGAACTGAAACTAAGAGTGACAGGAAGAATATGGAAAGAACAACAGAATCCAGATGGTGGGGTGTGTATACCAAATCTTTGCAGCTAA